The genomic interval GGGTCAACTCCGCCAGTGTGGGCAGGGTTGCCACCGCCCGGGAAAGGACAACATCAAACTGCTCCCGGTAACGGCTGAGGCGGGCGATCTCCTCGGCGCGCCCCACCACTATTCCCACGTCATCCATCTCCAGCTTCTGCCTGATGTGCTCCAGAAAGTCGGCTTTTTTTGCGGTGGCATCAAGCAGCACCAGGCGAATCTGCGGGAAGAGGATTTTGAGGGGCAGCCCCGGCATACCCGCCCCGGTACCAACATCAATCATATTGTTATCACCACTTCCGGGCTGCCAGGCTAAAGCTACCGTCAGCGAGTCCAGGAAGTGCTTTACCTGCACCTCTTCGTAACCGGTTATCGCCGTCAGATTAATGCGCCGGTTCCATTCCGTCAATTCCCGGTAGTAGGTACGAAACTGTTCAAGTTGGTTGGGACTGAGGTGAAGTCCCAATTTTGCGGCTCCGGCAATAAGCTTTTCCATAGTAAATACTTTGGGCTTTACTCTGATTATATCATTGCCGCACGGAGATTGCTCCGGCTCTCCGTGAGCCTTGTGTGCCCCTTTTGAGCCTTTTGGCTCAGTGAAGTTTCACATTTCAGATAACCGTTTGTATCTGTTAGAGTCTTGTTATGACTGTGTTGCCAGAGCATACTTAATGAGGGGCAACGTGCTCAATTTCATTTGAGACGTAAGGTTTTCGGATTCAATTAAGAAGATGCTACACGAACAGGCCAATATCAAGTTGCGCAAATATCTGCCGCAGCCGGAAGCGTTAAAGCTAATTCCTGAGGAAATGGCCCGGAAGTATAAGGTTATCCCTCTGGAAGTACATGGTAACGTATTGCGGGTAGCCATGGCAGACGCCGCCAACATCTTTGCCTGGGAGGCTCTGGAAACTCATACCCAGAAACTGATAGAACTGGAAACGGCTTCCGCTGAGGAAATCCAGGAAGCTATTGACTTTAATTACCGCTCTTATGACGAAATCGAGAAACAGATTTCAAATATCTCATCACCGGGTGATGCTGCCGGCCAACAGATAGAACTTGATACCGCCTCCAATACTCCGGTAGCCCGCGCCATTTCCCTCATTATTGATGAAGCCGTAAAAGCGGGAGCTTCAGACATACATCTGCAACCGGAGGAAGATGAACTGAGAGTCAGGTACCGTGTGGATGGCACTCTTCACGACACCTTATCCATGCCCCTGACGACGGCAACCACACTTATTTCCAGGATTAAAATACTGGCTAACATGAACATCGCCGACCACCACCGTCCACAGGATGGCCAGTTTTCCATAAAGACACAGGGTGACCGGTCCATAGATATACGGGTAGGGATAATGCCGCAGGTACACGGTGAGATGGCGACGCTGCGGCTTCTCGATAAAACCAGGGCTAGTATGGGTCTGTCGGACCTGGGTTTTCTACCGGAAAGCCTGGCGATGTATGAAAAAATGCTTAAGGTCCCTCATGGAATGATATTAATCAGCGGGCCTACCGGTGCCGGTAAAAGCACCACTCTTTATGCTTCGGTGAATTCCCTTGACCTTAAAGAACGTAATGTTATTACCATTGAAGACCCCGTAGAGTACCGTTTCAGGAGGATAAACCAGGTTCAGGTCAATCCCCGGGCCGGCCTCACCTTCGCTACTGGACTGAGGTCGATATTACGCCTTGACCCGGATGTGATCCTGGTTGGCGAGGTACGTGACGCCGAAACGGCCAAAATAGCCATTCAGGCTGCCCTGACCGGGCACCTGGTATTATCTTCAATCCACGCTAATGATGCCGTGGGTATTATCTTCCGGCTTCTTGACCTTGGCATTGAGTCCTTTCTGGTATCGACAGCATTAATCGGGGTGGTGGCGCAGCGGATGGTTAGACGGGTTTGTCCTGATTGCGTTCAGCCAAGGAGTATCCCGTTGGTAGAAGAGATGATTTACAGTAGAGAAACCAGCGGCATTAACTATCCGCTTATCGAAGAGCGCCGCCAGTTTCCCTATGGTAATGGCTGTAAATCATGCGGTAATACAGGGTACCAGGGTAGGGTAGGTATCTTTGAAATCATGCACATGAGTGACGAAATCAGAGCGATGTTGCTGACCGGCACCACGCCGGCACGGCTGCGCGCCCAAGCTATTAGAGACGGCATGGTCCCGTTGATTCGGGATGGAATGCTAAAAGTGAAAGCTGGCATAACTACACCTTCAGAAGTACTGCGTAATACCTACTCCGTAGATTAATGGTCGTCCTTAGTTACCCGTGGAAACATGCCGGGGAGAATTTATTGAGCGTCGTTTAAAGATGGTGTACCAATATATTGCCTATAATGAGGATGGGGCGGTAGTTAAAGGTAAGCTGACAGCTTCAAATGAAGAAGCTGCTACGGAACTATTGAGTTACGCCGGCTACAAGGCGGTCAGTCTGAAATCATATACACCGCTTCTCAGCATGGACAAACTGTTAACCAGTCTTTTCAACATAAAACCGGCTGAGGTAATAATCCTTTACCAGCAGCTGGCCATGCTCCTGGAATCAGGCAATGATATTCCCGGATCTCTGGAAATACTGCAGAGCCAGGTTGATAACCGTGCCCTGAGAAAGGTTTTAGGTGAGATAGTAGCTGATTTACGTGGTGGCGGGTCACTTTCTTCAGCAATGAGCAGACATGCCAAGGTTTTTCCAATCATGCACAGCCGTTTAGTAAATATCGGCGAGCAAAGCGGTAACCTGGAGATCGTTTTGAGACAGATTGCTGAAGATTTGGAGAAGGAAGTTGCTACTGTTAAGGAGACAAAGAACGCGCTGATGTACCCATCAATCACTTTTGTTGTTGCTTTTGCCGTCATCGGGTTGCTGATGACGGTGGTTATTCCTTCATTCAGTGGAATATATAGCTCGCTCGGCGTTGAATTACCGCCCATCACACGGATAATGCTTGCCCTCTCTAACGGTCTTAGAGATAATATCCTGGTCATCCTGACGGTCATGGCCGTTACGGTTCTATCTATCCTTTTCTATATCAAGACGAAGCGGGGCCGCTATCAATGGGACAGGCTACTGCTTAGAGTTCCGTATCTAGGCCGTATCAGGCATTTGATTGAGCTGGCCCGTTGTTGCCGGAGCCTATCCTTGCTCTTTGGCGCCGGACTCCCTTTGACCGAGGCAATGCCCCTGATCCAGCAGAGTTGTGGTAACCGAGCAATTGCCCATGGCCTTAATGAAGTCCACGACAGAATGGTCAAGGGTGAAGGTTTGTCTAACCCTATGTCCAGGAATAAGCTTTTCTTACCGCTAATGGTCCAGATGGTCAGAGTTGGAGAGGAGACAGGTGGTCTCGATACTACCCTGCTGACCGTTTCCCGGAGCTATTATACCGAGGCTGAATTTAAACTGAAATCCGTTATCGCTTTAATCCAACCGGGGATGACTCTATTTATCGGAATAGTTGTCGGTCTGGTAGCCTTGTCTTTGACCTCGGCAATATACGGGGTCTATGGAACAGGCTTCTGAGTAGTCACTGGATATGAGTCAATGCTAAGGAAACAAACTCATAGCGGTAGCGAAGCGGGGATGGTTCTCGTCGAAACTATTATCGCTTTAGCTATTCTGGGCGCGACGGCTGTTATCTTTCTCGGTGGTTTGCTGACAACCTCCAGAGCCGCTTACATAGCTGATGAGCGGGGTACGGCAATGAGCCTGTCCCAACAGCAGATGGAATGGGTTAAGGCCGCCGATTATACAGATAATGCCACTCAGTACTCCGCTGCGCCGCTACCCGACGGTAAAGACTATCTGGGCTATTCGATTA from Dehalococcoidales bacterium carries:
- a CDS encoding type II secretion system protein, producing the protein MLRKQTHSGSEAGMVLVETIIALAILGATAVIFLGGLLTTSRAAYIADERGTAMSLSQQQMEWVKAADYTDNATQYSAAPLPDGKDYLGYSITITAEPLRTPDDGIQRITIKVNRSGGSGFILESYKVDR
- a CDS encoding type II secretion system F family protein, with the translated sequence MVYQYIAYNEDGAVVKGKLTASNEEAATELLSYAGYKAVSLKSYTPLLSMDKLLTSLFNIKPAEVIILYQQLAMLLESGNDIPGSLEILQSQVDNRALRKVLGEIVADLRGGGSLSSAMSRHAKVFPIMHSRLVNIGEQSGNLEIVLRQIAEDLEKEVATVKETKNALMYPSITFVVAFAVIGLLMTVVIPSFSGIYSSLGVELPPITRIMLALSNGLRDNILVILTVMAVTVLSILFYIKTKRGRYQWDRLLLRVPYLGRIRHLIELARCCRSLSLLFGAGLPLTEAMPLIQQSCGNRAIAHGLNEVHDRMVKGEGLSNPMSRNKLFLPLMVQMVRVGEETGGLDTTLLTVSRSYYTEAEFKLKSVIALIQPGMTLFIGIVVGLVALSLTSAIYGVYGTGF
- the rsmG gene encoding 16S rRNA (guanine(527)-N(7))-methyltransferase RsmG; the protein is MEKLIAGAAKLGLHLSPNQLEQFRTYYRELTEWNRRINLTAITGYEEVQVKHFLDSLTVALAWQPGSGDNNMIDVGTGAGMPGLPLKILFPQIRLVLLDATAKKADFLEHIRQKLEMDDVGIVVGRAEEIARLSRYREQFDVVLSRAVATLPTLAELTLPFCKVGGRVIAQKKGDIDLEVDQASGAIITLGGRLREVKRIDLEELPDDRYLVVIDKILPTPEKYPRRAGMPGKRPIG
- a CDS encoding GspE/PulE family protein codes for the protein MLHEQANIKLRKYLPQPEALKLIPEEMARKYKVIPLEVHGNVLRVAMADAANIFAWEALETHTQKLIELETASAEEIQEAIDFNYRSYDEIEKQISNISSPGDAAGQQIELDTASNTPVARAISLIIDEAVKAGASDIHLQPEEDELRVRYRVDGTLHDTLSMPLTTATTLISRIKILANMNIADHHRPQDGQFSIKTQGDRSIDIRVGIMPQVHGEMATLRLLDKTRASMGLSDLGFLPESLAMYEKMLKVPHGMILISGPTGAGKSTTLYASVNSLDLKERNVITIEDPVEYRFRRINQVQVNPRAGLTFATGLRSILRLDPDVILVGEVRDAETAKIAIQAALTGHLVLSSIHANDAVGIIFRLLDLGIESFLVSTALIGVVAQRMVRRVCPDCVQPRSIPLVEEMIYSRETSGINYPLIEERRQFPYGNGCKSCGNTGYQGRVGIFEIMHMSDEIRAMLLTGTTPARLRAQAIRDGMVPLIRDGMLKVKAGITTPSEVLRNTYSVD